From the Populus nigra chromosome 13, ddPopNigr1.1, whole genome shotgun sequence genome, the window ATAATTTTGAGTTGTTTGAGAAAATTAGGAATAACCTCTTACAGAAGCACAAACACAAGCCCCTGAGACCTGATTTCATGACTGgatattaaacattaataaataaacaaaatgacaaaatatcaaTAACACCAAAGTGAATTCAGCATATGGATGTCCTGCACTCCACTCGGACACTCCAGGAGTTTAAAGCaattagaaaatacaaaaaaaaaagtatgaataAAGTATACAAACGAGTACTCTGATTGTTGGAGCACAAATACAATTGTATGAGTTTAGTTGTATAATCTTAAACACCTACTTTAAAGTAATATCCACCATAACGTGAtacagaaaaagaaagacaaaacaGAAGGTACAAAGACTGGAATATCACTTCTATTACAAATAAAACACTATAATTCCAAAACTTAGTATCCAGAAAGGAAAGTCCAAGTTACCACAAACAGTTATCCCCAAATTGTTTCACAGTAGCTCATGTTCATTGTGGCTGTGAGGTTCTAGGCTGTTTCTGCTTAATATTATCTGTATTTAACTGTGCCATTGCCTCTGATAACAAGATTGGTGTGGCTGGGGTCATGGTTTGGTACTGGGAAGGCAAAGTTGGAGGTGGAGGCTGAGACTTGTATATTTGGGCATGTACAGGATCGTCATCAATTTGTTTACCAGTCTCCATAGAAGCAGCACATATGGGCTGAccttggtgattcatttgaggAGGCCCTCCACCTTGTTTCTGATTTTTAACATGTGGTACAGTAACGGGTGAACTTGTTCTATAAACTTGTGAGGTTAACTCAGCTACGGGTAAACTAGCAGCGGCATTGTACACCGTTTGAGCAGGGTACATAGACATATCAGGATGTATGGGAGGACGACTAGAAGCAACAGTTGCAGTGTTCATCAAACTATTTTGCATAGGCAAATTGTAAGGCTGTGCAACAGGCACTAGGTATATCGGCTGAGGTTGGTTGCTCTGATAATAAACCTGCTGCTGAGGCACCGGAGAACTCATCATATAGTAAGAAGACAATGGCACTATACCAGTTGTGTTCTGGGGTACATACTGCGGGGCAGCTGTTTGAACAAATTGCAGCTGTTGTAACTGATCATATTGTAATGACAATGGATACCCAGAAACGGGAACTGTATTATGCATCTCAACCCCAATGAGAGGAGGAGGATTAGGGATTTTCCTCTCTGACTCAAATGGATTTATTAGGGAAACTTTATTCTCCACAGAAGTAACAGCCCCGACTGGATCTTGATATGTCACAAACTGTGGATCTTGACAAACTGCAGTTCCCACACCATGATCACTGCAACAACCAGAGTTACAGCAGCCAGTTACACTCATTTACAGCCAAAATAACATGACTTTAACATCTGAAACATCCAAATTTCTCTCATTAAACCTTTCATAAAACAAACCTCGAAGATTCACACCCAAATGAAACATCAAAAACGAAAAACTACTAACAATTAACAACCAATTTTATTCATCAACATCAAAATAACTTTACCACAAAAAGGCATCATATTCATTCTCCTCAAAATTCCcgaaacataaaaatcaaacatctACTACATAATACCTAGCAATgattatataacaattaaaGATGTGATCATTTGAGTTAAATACGTTTCTACTAAAAAGAACAGAACTTTAACATCCTAAGAATCTAAATATGCATACTTCTCAAGATTATCGAACAAGAAATGCCAAACTAgccttaaaaaactcaaaacagaATATAAAAAACAGAGTTTTAACAACTATACCTTGAAATTCCTTCTGGGGTTGACAATTGAACCTTATTATCCATCAAACCAGTCCCATTATCCTCAACAAAACCACCTTTAACACCCAAATTAGATAACGAAACCGAAGACGAAGTTGacccaaaagaagaagaagtttccAGGACCATGGACTCAGCTCCACAGAACCCACCACCATTATTACCATTACCCTCAAGATTCCCAATCTTTGTATTCTTCAATGCATCAACAAACCAAGTTTCAGTCTTTGGATGATTTAATTGAGTTGTAGCCTTTAACTCGGGCTGACTCAAAATGGGTTTGGTTGGAAACACGAATAATCTAAGACGTGAAGGTGTACGGTTGTTTTGGTGCTCATCAAGCATGATAAGGACATCTTCATCTGAGGCAAGTGAAATGAGAGAATCAAGATTGTGATGTGGAAGTTGGTATTTTAGAGTGATTGGTACGGTTATTTTCAGAGTTGTCGATAAGTGAGAGATTAAAGAGGAGAGCGTGAGACCGTTGGAGGTGGTGTTtgtggcggtggcggtggcggtggcggaGCTGGTGGCGGTGGGGATGGTGATGAGGCGGGTGTCACCACCTGAATAAGAAAGGGATTTGGTGTGGGGGTTTGGGATTATGTGGCCATCGTAGCTGCACATTAGACGGAGTTTTGGAGTGGTAGCCGGTGGTTGAGGTTGTTGTGGTGGTTGAGGGTCCATGGTGGTGgttgtggtggtggaggtggacaGATGGTGGAGGAGGTGGAGATCTAAGGAGTAGGAGATGGGATTGGGTCACGTGTTAGcgttttttatacaattttatacGTGGTGGACGCCTAATGCGGCACTAAATTAGGATAAACAATATTGCTCCTTGTAGATATTCCAATATTACACTTTCATCCTATTACGTAAGCTTTTCCGGTCTAATCTCTTATAATTATTTACCAGTTTCAATGTGAATTTGTGactttctcttatttattttttagttttaaatattttcatatatatggGAATGGGATTTCGGTGTGAAAATATAGAAGAAAAGGATGCTGAAGCATAACCTTTTCTTACAGCTATTTAACAATGAAAAATGATAATAAGAGTAATTTGATTTTGGGACCAAGTTTAAgatgatagagaaaaaaaatataaaaataattaatcaatgactggttgttataataataataataataataataataataataataaacatgaaGGAATGATAGTGAAAACGTTCTGAAAATTATAGGCTAACATTGGAAAAGGTTGACCGATAAGTAATAGAAGGGTCAAATATTTTGCTTTTCCGAATGCCGACCtacaaattgttttaatatatatgactTGTACATGAATTCGGTGTCCCTCAACCTCTACGCCTCCAAAAACTCTGACACTGCTGCTCTCTGTTTTTCCCTGTAAGTTAACCTACAAGTTTGTTATACATCAATATTGACTTGGAAGTTTGGTCTCCTCCATCAATTTTATTGCTGGAACTTGAAGCTTTGCTTCTGTTTTCTTTCTATCGATGCGACGTGTGCAGTTTTTAAAGTTTAGTCCTGCTTCGAAACAGTTTGACTTGGTTGtgttaacttatatttttttcccttccttttaAGGAATTTTTAACGGTATCCCATGATATTACAGGTTACTTAACTTAGtaataatctttaattttttgaatctgCGTACCGTGATATAATTTAATGATTGCTCTTGTTTCTGATATGTGCCTCGCTATGTTGCTTGTTTCTTCATTGGATTATGTACTATGCTTGTTCTACACATGCTTTGTCACTTGTTCGTActctttactgtttttttttttttttacttccagCTCTGTGATAAGTTGGCATTAGGGGTTTTGATAGTTCGATTGCTGATGGAGAGCCCATCAAAGCTTATGGTACTGAGCTCTTCTAAGGGAAACAACGTTGCTAATAGCCATGACAGGCTCATTGGACTTCCAGAGCACATTATTCATCACATTATTTCATTCCTTGGGGCTAATGATATTGCTCGGCTAAGCTTTGCCTCGAAAGGATATCGACAGATATGTATTTCTAGTCCTTACTTGTATTTCGATGTTGATTTTGCTTCACATGAATGTGCCACCAAGTGTAGCCAGTTTAAAGAATTCCTCAGCAAGTTTCTGAGATCCCGCAATGGCCAGCGGATACAACTGCTTCGTTTTCGTTGGCTATGCGATTCATGTGAGTGTTCTCATGAAAGAACCTATGATTCCTGGGTTTGTGATGCTTTAAGGTGTGATGTTAAAGAGCTTGATATTGGATATCGACTTGATGAACAGAATTGTTTCGCTTTGCCGATGTCGGCAACTGGTTATGCTTCCTTGAGGGTGCTAAAACTGAATTTGCAGGATTGCTGCTTAGATGACCTCTTGCCAGCTACATTGGTTTCTCTCGAGGTCTTGTCGCTGAAATCTTTACGAGTTTATGGGGCCTTATTGGAGGCTTGGATATCTACCAACTGCCCATCACTTAAAAGGTTAAATCTTGAAGCTATTAAGATTATGGATGGTTTCCCCATCTCCTCTACTTCATCTCTTCAAGAGCTGACAATTCATAATTGCTATGTTAATCACATCATGGGCTTCTGCAAGAATAGCATCAAGGGCTCGTCCCTTAAAAATGTAACCATATCTGATTGCATATTCAGAGAAGCTGAATTGTCCAAGATAAAAATTGCTTGTTCATCACTTGAAAATTTAACGCTCCGAGGGTGTGTCTTTGGATCCGGGTGCTATGTTTCCATCGCTTGTCCGCTCCTTGAAAATTTAACAATCCATAAATGTTTTGTAAATGAATCTAATGGCATTGACATCAGACACTGTCCGTCTCTGATAAATCTGATGATAAGTCAGTGCACGTTGCAGTTACTGCATCTCAACATTCCCACTTCCTCCCTTAGAAAATTGTCGATTTTTGAATGCAGCAGTCAGTTTCCTATTAGTATTGCTGTTTCAGCTGAGCAGCTTCAAACTTTGTCATTAAAGTTGTATGGTTCTTGGTGGAAGGGTTCAGTATTTGAAATTCAACCACAGAAATTAATATGTTTACAAGAGGCGATTGTCGAATTCGTTGATCTTCAGTTCTTCATTACTGATAAAGACATCTGCAATTCTGTGTTAAGAGCAGTACAATACGCCCGAGTTTTGCAGTTAAGCATTCAAATTATTGAGGTAAATAATCATCTCCTTGATATGttatttcttttgattaatTACAGACTTTCCCATtcttctgtgaaaatttgatcgaccttgataataataataatgcaggTTCTATCAGAAGAAGatcatgttaaaattttatttgagaacTTGCTTGATTTGGTCATGGTATGTGACAAATTAGAGGCCTGCCAAATGATCGCAATGGCCTGCTTTCTCATGAGGGCTCCAAACCTAAGGACACTGACCATAAGATATGAACAGAAGTCTAGTGGAATTTCTGAAACCGATGTAAAAGAGGATGTAAGAATCTCCCTTTTTCTCACTAGCAAGTTTAGTCTTAGTTTTTAGCCCTTTGACTTCTTTTACATAatcaatttctttgttttgcagCTTGCCAAGCTCTTGTCTTTGGCTGTGAAGAAGTATCAGTCGAAGCATGGGAATTCAGAAACCCTTTTGCTTGGTGATCAATTGATGAAACTGAAGCTATCTCTTCACAGAAATTAGAGTAAAACACTTTGTTAGGTGCATCAGCTTaagcatgcagaacgaatagagCTAAAAACAATTCTTCATCAGAAATTAGTAGTGATAGTTCAAGCAAATTAACATTTCCTACTGATGCCTTGTGTTTTGTTCCTTTTGAAGGTTTTTGAAATGGTTTTTCAGCATCTATGTATAAAATAACTACTTAAAAGGACTTCACTTCGAGAGCTTGTGGTTTGTCATTGATTCAAAAAGCAGcccatattttcaaaaaaaaccacATTGAAGATTATTTGAGTTTCATAGGATAACATTGCAAAGTTTAACTAATAGGTACCCAAGTGAAACGCTGCAGAATCTACAGGGGCTGAAATGTGCCTTACAGacagaattattttaatacttctTAGTATCTGCACTTGAATTCTCTACCTGACTTCCACGACTCATAAAAGGATTACCAACAAGTCTGTTAAAACCTAGCTGCTGGGCTAGTTGCTGTGGTTAattgtgtgacttgttccgttctCGTTCCGGGTTCGACCCTTTATATGCACGCCTGTCActcccgcggtgcctaacctgtatctgggcttgcaggatatcCAGTGGGCCGTGAGAAATAGTCAtggtacgcgcaagctggctcggacaccccacgtaaatcaaaaaaaaaaaaaaacctggtaGTGAGCTGAAAGTTTCGTCTATTTTATAGCTGGAACTTGAAGTTTTGCTTATGTTTAAACAATCAGCctacacatttttttattattattgttatatcaGAAGTTACTTCACATATAGCTATACGTAAAATAGGcattagatttgtttttgaattttattgaatCTTTTTCGTGACTCAATGTCTTCAGCATGTTAGGTTGAGTAGTAATTTTATGATGTtaggataattaattagttatattCTATTAGTTATttgtttggatttatttttaaaaacaaataggcaGAAGTAAAAGAGAATGTGtggatttgattttcttttttctaaacatGGATCCtgaaaataactaataatacGTATATTATTAGAAGTAGCTATTCTttgaatatcataaaattttcaaGTTAAGAATACTTTCATGAATGAATATAAGACAAATATTTGAATGTTCACTGGATTgcagaataatattttcagaatatagcaaacaaaaattaagttcCTTTTAATcttggtaaattttttaaacatgtaATCCCTGTATACATACTGGTGCATTCCAAAAATATTAGTTATAATCTCttacttttgaaaaatcaataattttgattttaaaggtTAGTATAGTAAGCTAAAATCTGGCAATAAGTTGATGTAACTTCGAGACCCCATCGAATCAGCCTATCAACAGTACCTCTCTTAAATTTCTGGGTTTGGCATCCTTTTCCGCGTTACTGTTTCAGCTGAACAACTTCAAACTTTGTCAATTGTGGCGTGAAAGAAGATTTGAAGTTTAACCGCagaatttactttgaaaaccccttttttttttcatctttacaaCCAAACGCATTTCTGTAGCAGCTACTTTCATCTTGTATGTTCCGAAAAAGTAAGCAAATGCTACCTACAAGGTGTAACTATTAAGTTTCTTCACTTTGATTCTTTCTGTAACAAGAATCGCTGCAGTGGAATGCGGAGAAGAGTAAGATATGCTAAAGTATTACAGATAAGCGTAGAAATCATGGAAGtaattaatcatttttcttATGCCTTCTTTAACCTTTCTGTTGCTAGATCACATACTTCCTCCTGTTAAAAAATATGGCTGACTTGACGCGGGTTCTGTCAAAGAAAGATCACCTACCATTCTACCAATGTTGTTTGATAACTTGCATGATTCTGTTGTGTTCTGTGGCAATCCAGAGGCCTTCCAAATGACAACAATAGCCTGCTTTCTCATGGGAGTTCCAATCTGAAGACAGTAACAGTAAGTAATAATCACAACCCTAGTAGAATTTTCTGAAAGTGATGTACGAAACAAGGTATGTCTAAAATACTACTGCTTGGTGATCAATTTACGAGTAAATAAGCCTTTATTGTCTCAGGGAAGTTGCTATAGATGAAtttgatttgcaaatggtttgtTGCCTCCGAAATGCAAGACATCTGGTTGCCTTCGATGTTTCACGTAGCAAATCTGTCCCTCTCTGTGCAACTGTGTCTGCCTTGTTAGTCAACTTCACAAATGCATACATGCAATTCACTCGTAGATTACAATGTTTCGTAGTGATGAACTTGATGCCTGCATATTGGAGCGCAAATTCGAGCAAAAT encodes:
- the LOC133671596 gene encoding protein PAL OF QUIRKY-like, which produces MDPQPPQQPQPPATTPKLRLMCSYDGHIIPNPHTKSLSYSGGDTRLITIPTATSSATATATATNTTSNGLTLSSLISHLSTTLKITVPITLKYQLPHHNLDSLISLASDEDVLIMLDEHQNNRTPSRLRLFVFPTKPILSQPELKATTQLNHPKTETWFVDALKNTKIGNLEGNGNNGGGFCGAESMVLETSSSFGSTSSSVSLSNLGVKGGFVEDNGTGLMDNKVQLSTPEGISSDHGVGTAVCQDPQFVTYQDPVGAVTSVENKVSLINPFESERKIPNPPPLIGVEMHNTVPVSGYPLSLQYDQLQQLQFVQTAAPQYVPQNTTGIVPLSSYYMMSSPVPQQQVYYQSNQPQPIYLVPVAQPYNLPMQNSLMNTATVASSRPPIHPDMSMYPAQTVYNAAASLPVAELTSQVYRTSSPVTVPHVKNQKQGGGPPQMNHQGQPICAASMETGKQIDDDPVHAQIYKSQPPPPTLPSQYQTMTPATPILLSEAMAQLNTDNIKQKQPRTSQPQ